The Streptococcus gwangjuense nucleotide sequence TATCAGGTTGAGTGGAAGATGTTAAGTGAGTGTCTAAAAAAAGGAAAAGGGACTAAAATTACAGCTGGTCAGATGAAACTACTTCACAAAGATGGTGCACCAATCCGTATCTTCGCAGGAGGAAAGACTTACGCTGATGTGAACTATGGAGATATTCCTGATAAAGATATTCATACTGAAGAAGCAATTATTGTAAAATCTCGCGGGATTATTGATTTTGAATATTGTACAAAACCATTTAGTTTTAAAAATGAATTTTGGTCATACAGTTCAGACAATGAAAATATCAATTTAAGATATATTTATCATTACTTAGTTCATAATAAAGAACATTTTCAAAACATCGCTAATAATATGCAGATGCCACAAATTTCTAGTAATGATACTGAAAAATTCAAAATCCCAGTCCCTTCTCTCGAAATCCAGTCTCGTATTGTTCAAGTTCTGGACAATTTTGACAAGGTTTGTAATGCCCTCAACATCGGACTGCCCAAAGAGATTGAACTTCGACAAAAACAGTATGAATATTTTAGAGAAAAACTCTTGACATTCGTCGCCGAAGGCGAGTACACTGAGAGTAGAGTAGAGGAGTGGGACAACTCCGCTATTATCAAGCTTTTACAGTGGGTATTTGGGCCAATTCGAGTGAAGGTGGGACAAGTTGTCAATTTGCAACGTGGGAAACGACTTGTTAGAAAGCAACTAACTACTTCAGGAAGTGTTCCAGTTTATCAAAATAGTTTGGCCCCCTTAGGATATTATACCGAATCAAACAGAGTGAAAAATACTAGCTTTGTAATTTGTGCAGGGGCGGCTGGTGAAATTGGGTATAGCACTGTGGACTTTTGGGCAGCAGATGATGTCTACACGTTAGAGACGTCAGATAATATTTCTGATAAATTTATGTACTATGTCTTGTTAAGTAAGCAAGATAGACTCAAATCACAGGTTCGAAAGGCTAGTATTCCTAGATTGTCTAAGGATATTATTGATAAAGTAACGTTCTACTTACCATCTCTTACTGAACAAGTAAGAATCGTCTCTACCCTTGACAATTTCAATACTTTAACCAACTCTCTTTCTGAGGGCCTTCCAAAAGAAATCGAACTAAGACAGAAACAGTATGAATACTGGAGAGAACAATTATTAAACTTTACTAGATAAATTCTTTAATCATTTTGAGATAGAATCTCAATTAAAATAAAAAAAGGAAGCATGCAATGGTTGATTATTCAAAAGTACATGAAGTAATTGCGGAAACAAATGAAGGGATTCTCTTGGCTGAGTATCAACCAGAGTATCGCACAGATAGAGAATTTCAGTCTGAGGCAGATTTGGAAAGACAATTGCTTATGGATTTAGTCAATGGTCTCAATTATGAACGATTGGATATCCATACACCTGCGGAGCTTTTAGCAAATGCAAAGGTCCAAATTGAAAAGCTTAATAAGGTGATCTTTACGAATGCTGAATGGCAACGTTTTGTAGTCGAGTATTTAGACTGTCCCAATGAAGGTTTGGTTGAAAAAACACGAAAAATCCAAGAAAATCATATCTATGACTTTGTTTTTGATGATGGACGGATTAAAAACATTTTTATCCTTGACAAGAAAAACATTCACAACAACAGTATGCA carries:
- a CDS encoding restriction endonuclease subunit S, whose amino-acid sequence is MNILEEIQNCPVEWKDLGEVVFLKRGKTITSKTATDGPYPVISGGQKPAYFHGDFNREGETITVAGSGAYAGFVMYWNEPIFVSDAFSIKPFDKMLSTKYLYHYLLEKQGILFSLKKGSGVPHVYPKDVSRISIPIPPLEIQEKIVQKLDKMTEYVTELTSELTSELTSRKKQYSYYRDKLLSFEDEVYQVEWKMLSECLKKGKGTKITAGQMKLLHKDGAPIRIFAGGKTYADVNYGDIPDKDIHTEEAIIVKSRGIIDFEYCTKPFSFKNEFWSYSSDNENINLRYIYHYLVHNKEHFQNIANNMQMPQISSNDTEKFKIPVPSLEIQSRIVQVLDNFDKVCNALNIGLPKEIELRQKQYEYFREKLLTFVAEGEYTESRVEEWDNSAIIKLLQWVFGPIRVKVGQVVNLQRGKRLVRKQLTTSGSVPVYQNSLAPLGYYTESNRVKNTSFVICAGAAGEIGYSTVDFWAADDVYTLETSDNISDKFMYYVLLSKQDRLKSQVRKASIPRLSKDIIDKVTFYLPSLTEQVRIVSTLDNFNTLTNSLSEGLPKEIELRQKQYEYWREQLLNFTR